From Vanessa cardui chromosome 29, ilVanCard2.1, whole genome shotgun sequence, a single genomic window includes:
- the LOC124542027 gene encoding probable pseudouridine-5'-phosphatase, whose product MDGTVLNSEVIYHQMIKKICEKYNRVYTKALQIRMYGVTDRQICETVVSELKMPISTDEFERQLGDLSEKLLPSAPLQKGAERLLTHLHDYKIPTALATNSTEQAVRLHATARPKLFGLFHHKVSVTDPAVVQGKPKPDIYLVAASRFPDKPKPKQCLVFEDSAVGVTSAIEAGMQVVMIPDSRLDREHTRHATIVIKSLMDFQPELFGLPPFDDTPRRYSRIEGNQS is encoded by the exons ATGGACGGAACCGTCTTGA ATTCTGAAGTTATCTACCACCAAATGATAAAGAAAATATGCGAAAAATACAACAGAGTGTACACGAAAGCGTTACAGATCAGG ATGTACGGCGTTACTGATAGACAAATCTGTGAGACTGTGGTCAGCGAATTGAAGATGCCGATTTCGACGGACGAATTTGAAAGGCAGCTGGGAGACTTGTCTGAGAAACTGTTACCGAGTGCGCCGTTACAAAAAG GAGCAGAGCGCCTGTTAACCCATCTCCACGACTACAAGATCCCAACTGCCTTAGCGACAAATTCAACTGAGCAAGCGGTTAGGCTTCATGCCACGGCCAGACCTAAACTGTTTGGTCTGTTTCATCACAAA gttAGCGTAACAGACCCGGCAGTTGTCCAAGGGAAGCCAAAGCCTGACATATATCTTGTGGCTGCGTCCAGATTTCCTGATAAACCAAAGCCGAAACAG TGTCTTGTCTTCGAAGATTCAGCCGTTGGTGTGACGTCTGCGATAGAAGCAGGGATGCAG GTAGTCATGATTCCAGATTCTCGTCTGGATCGGGAACACACGCGTCACGCGACGATCGTCATCAAATCCTTGATGGACTTTCAGCCAGAGTTATTTGGTCTACCGCCTTTCGACGATACTCCTAGACGATACAGCAGGATTGAAGGAAATCAATCGTAG
- the LOC124541852 gene encoding uncharacterized protein LOC124541852, producing MKFYTYIFVIIVIFLREIRTDGNPELFSEAGLETPNPSSIGLIFFIKINNTSHNYDYDVQIAPDICCLKDVGGFDCGYLNIIGGCFDVVLKGGSKTLKVAAPLLDVYERVGFCTVFIDSKTNNGPNKRDTVKINFDTTIENNDFKFVRNLKHCENRDEDPFNDCRPVNCETYYNGIKPYFSRKRKRCIAVPACISDDESEYPTVIYNPISNQCDGESINERDLGEVKELSRKSRNRHAKDVLIIKKFEPNDTEIDNTIDLIDNVISITTTPMKYNVESDNNKNVKKYCLKSFWKRYFMDNKWTLIVLSSVITIQCFLICTMIFWLTKACKCNDEKKVVRKFFNYRQDVSVTTPLIGTSNIDIETDFQYLSETSNNAEQKIKCYKACQKENQNLKTSMSDDILSKCLNRRDWKKFKSEAITEINKDAEVIKGLDNANANDADLSKAEKVKRNCETKVAFEDEKAKEQNKAKTEGIVDNTERLEFDDSDVEPNNISSEQEIKCHSYNCFEVSELRPMKKESRYIDDISKTGAPSTSPEKGAQIYFSNDSIDDFLSERGVTYLVGENISKYTFSSDFNDVRESAASTVSSKTKKNIFKNVLTLLRKKSKLATSSDPGRNEEMDVKLLHMSKASVYTSSNDSDYVRTLKRNDSRTSF from the exons ATgaagttttatacatatatatttgttataatcgTTATATTTTTACGTGAGATTAGAACGGACGGTAATCCTGAATTATTTTCGGAAGCCGGTCTAGAAACTCCGAATCCATCGTCGATTGGATtgatattctttataaaaattaataatacatcgCATAACTATGATTACGATGTACAGATCGCTCCAGATATATGTTGCCTTAAGGATGTTGGAGGCTTTGATTgtggttatttaaatattatagggGGATGTTTTGATGTTGTTTTAAAAG gtgGAAGCAAAACTTTAAAGGTAGCTGCCCCTCTGTTAGATGTTTATGAAAGAGTTGGTTTCTGTACTGTGTTCATAGACTCGAAAACGAACAATGGGCCTAATAAAAGAGACACAGTGAAGATAAATTTCGATACTACAatagaaaataatgattttaagttTGTTAGGAATTTAAAGCATTGTGAAAATAGAGATGAGGATCCATTCAACGATTGCAGACCAGTCAATTGTGAAACATATTACAATGGCATTAAGCCCTATTTTAGCAGGAAGCGTAAAAGATGTATAGCAGTACCTGCATGTATTTCTGATGATGAATCTGAATATCCAACTGTTATATATAATCCAATTAGCAATCAATGTGATGGAGAATCAATAAATGAAAGAGATTTAGGAGAAGTCAAGGAATTGAGCAGGAAAAGCAGGAACAGGCATGCTAAAgacgttttaataataaaaaaatttgaaccTAATGATACAGAAATTGATAACACAATTGATTTAATAGATAACGTTATAAGTATAACCACGACACCGATGAAATATAATGTTGaatctgataataataaaaatgtaaaaaaatattgcttgaAATCTTTTTGGAAAAGATATTTCATGGACAATAAGTGGACTCTAATTGTTCTCAGTTCTGTCATAACAATACAATGCTTTCTGATTTGTACAATGATATTCTGGCTGACAAAAGCTTGTAAGTGTAACGATGAGAAAAAAGTTGTTAGGAAGTTTTTCAACTACCGTCAAGACGTTTCAGTTACCACACCATTGATCGGTACGAGTAATATCGACATTGAAACTGATTTTCAATATCTAAGTGAAACCTCCAATAATGCTGAGCAGAAAATCAAATGCTACAAAGCCTGTCAGAAGGAGAATCAAAATTTGAAGACGAGTATGTCTGACGATATATTGTCTAAATGTTTAAATAGACGCGATTGGAAGAAATTTAAATCGGAAGCAATTACTGAGATAAATAAAGATGCTGAAGTTATCAAGGGATTGGATAACGCAAATGCAAATGACGCTGATTTATCTAAGGCAGAAAAAGTAAAACGAAATTGTGAAACAAAAGTTGCATTTGAAGACGAAAAGGCTAAAGAACAGAACAAGGCCAAAACTGAAGGTATAGTTGATAACACAGAGAGATTGGAATTTGATGATTCTGATGTGGAACCCAATAATATATCTTCGGAGCAAGAAATTAAATGCCACAGTTACAATTGCTTCGAGGTGTCTGAATTGAGACCAATGAAGAAGGAAAGTCGATACATAGATGATATTTCTAAAACCGGTGCTCCGTCTACTTCGCCGGAAAAAGGTGCACAGATTTATTTCTCCAATGATTCAATTGATGATTTCCTATCAGAACGAGGCGTTACGTATCTCGTGGGAGAAAACATATCGAAATACACGTTCTCCAGTGATTTCAATGACGTTAGAGAATCAGCAGCGTCAACGGTTTCGAGTAAAACAAAGAAGAATATCTTTAAGAATGTTTTAACTTTACTGCGTAAGAAATCCAAGCTGGCTACGTCTTCGGATCCAGGTCGCAATGAAGAAATGGATGTTAAATTACTTCACATGTCGAAGGCGTCTGTGTACACATCAAGCAATGATTCGGATTACGTCAGAACGCTGAAAAGAAACGATTCTAGGACGTCCTTCTAA